Below is a window of Humulus lupulus chromosome 9, drHumLupu1.1, whole genome shotgun sequence DNA.
AATGCATTTTCATTTTTCAGAATCCCGGAACTGCTGCTACAGCCAGAGACTCAAGGTTgtctcctcttcctcctgagccTGTTGATTTCAATTATGGTCAAGGTTCCACGGTTGATATCCCTATGGATTCGAATAAGGTAGGACCAAATTCTTACTTTGATTGTTTGATGCATAGCAACTATTATATGGGTTTTGTCTAATATTTGTGATGTTATTTTATTTAGGATTTGCGAAAGAAAGAGAAGGAACTCCAAGAAAAAGAAGCTGAATTGAGAAGGTGTGAGCAGGTATCTATCTATTAGCAGATTTATGAACTCTTAATACATGAACATTTTACACATACTTGATTGGTGTTTGAATTTTAGTTCGATCATTATTCATAATGAACCATGGAGTGGTGGATCATTCAAACTGTTTAAGTGTTGGTGCTCCATTTGTTAGTAGGATGTTGGCCTTCAGTACTATGAAGCATACAGTTTGTTTTGGGCCAAAGATATCCTATGTATGTTTGAACATGTGCATAACATTTATGTGTCAGATAATACTTTTTGTCTTTCTTAAAAGTAATATTGATTTCTACACATAGCAATTTCTTGTGATGGTAATTATTTGCTTAAGTGCACCTTCAATGAATTTCATCAGTCTGCTTAATTGTTGAGCATGACCTAAGACGGAGAGAAGAATTTGCAACTCGGGGTAAGTCATCCTgtgttattttcttcttcttttagatAGAACTATCCTACATTTGAGTACCATCTTCCATTCTAGTTTTCACAGAAAATATATGGAttcaaagaaataaagaaaagaaaagaaaaaaaaaagtatttctCTCTCTCTAGGCCTCGGTCTGGCCTGGCTTCTTCCCAATTGCCTACTCTCTCTTCCAAAGCCCATATCCATAGTTCAGTATGAACTCCATCGATTCGTACAGCTCCAATTGCTGTGATATTTTTGAGGTTTATCGCCAATTCTATGGTAATTTCATACAccctattttattattttttttccccTCTATTATGTTGGTTGGTTTATAATTCAAGgttgaatttgattttttttttgttaataatagtaatagaaatTGAGTTATATTTTTGTTTCTTCTACTTCAGATTGTACTTTTTAAGGGATTTTGTATTTTGGGCTTATAGATTTATATGAGTGGTTTATAACTCTGGTCGATTTCTTCAAGTATGTGATAAGGGAGATGTATTTAATTCTTGTTTGATAATTGTGGGCTGTTTAGTTCATGAGGGACCATAGGTTAGTGTGgaaatatttttcttattttttagcACTTATAAAAAATGTCATTATGGCTCATAGtttctgtaacaccctactacgttagagtcgttactaagtgagttttaaaagaaaatttgtgcaatgaactcgctaaccgaggtttttaaaacaaaagtgtgactaagcaaaagttaaggctgtaatctttaaaaatacgttgtttcattgaaaacttccagtatttaacgtttgggatcccaaaataagatttgaaaactatttgcaacttaaaataagtttacagttgattaattagtaaaatcacagattattacagccatttctcgaataaacccccaaccaaagcagtcaggcaggccaaacatgtacgcgtcgcttcacgctctccatactcatggatggttgactcaatctttgcccttacctgcaacacagagcacccgtgagccgaagcccagcaagaaaactcatacagttcataacatatgccaattatacagttaacatatcagacagtccacagataaacaagtcatccatcagactaagcaaacacggccatgccgccccagaagccttaccaaagcctggggtctcggatctcactgtaaggatatctcatgtatccattgggtcctaccctgactgtaagcatcccatatgctaagtgttacttccggcctcgctgccgttctcggcctttcgccgttctcagctccattgctgttctcggccttgccgctctcggccttagccgttcattgcactgtaatcacacatataatacatttcgaactaatcattcaaacatataataattcatttaaggttatgcattagcacataatacaatctagggccatgccctgtaataacactatgggcccatgccctattctcgggtgctacagttttcttacctgtatcccgagctttccgatgcaccaaggccacaagcacggtcctctagcacgagcctcttcgaaatcctagtcacaacacacataaaacaccttttaatactaaccaacccaaaaccacttcccgggaccaatcccgcactctcgggacctctaattccttaaaacaatacattggaaccatcccccgaacccccggagcaaaagctcaaaaatgcaaattttcaagtcctgaaaatggcctagcgccgcggcgctacccaagagggccgcggcgtcctgcccaatagggccgcggcgcccagcaagtcagagagcctaccCTGACTGGAAacatcctcgcgccgcggcgcccaagaacagggccgcggcgctccatcgtGAACTcataatttctgggtttttctccttcaattccctcatccaaaacacctctaaaccagcccaaacacatatctcaaccccaaaaccaaattgaaacctcaaaagaaccatctaacaacctatagacactatcatcaagatcaaaaacacaatcacacccaaaaatccacacctttgatttcaacttcagaaaatttaaacccatagTTCAAACTTAAATCATGCTTCAATTTCTTgaaccaaaacagaaacaagccttaaatttacatagaatccttaccttgaatgaagaatccaaccctaagcttccttgattcatctcctaagtctccaaatttcagctccttcaactcctcttcttcttcttcttgccctagcttttcctctagcttttcttctctctattctttaacaaaaccaaaatatAACCAGCCCAAAccgagtaccccatataacccagctgcaatttgtctaaaccccttgccaaatgaccattttacccttccttaAATTCCCTTTTctagctaaacctcaagggcctttttgtcattcctactttcttgcaattctaccacttctttcaaccaaacttgttactctcaatgGTTACCAACAGTAACACAAATTACCATATCGCcaattaccattaactcacaagaacccaattacaaaatccccaaaacacccctaggctccctccgagccgagtataaaaatcccgttgtgacatttgagttaactagctctctaggaccgtctcggcacgtgcatcacaataatgacaccaccctcacgtggtccaaatcacataatacaattatcacatagatgcccacagcgggctaaaatcaccaatttacccctatcatacaaacggggtccacatgcatatttatttcacctaaacatgcatactaatcacatattcattaaattcacataaattaatgcaatataacaattattaccctccaggcacactaatcaaggctccaagccttattagcaaatttaggtcgttacagtttctttccttctttttttaaTGTATCTCTGCTTCTTCTTTATTAGTACATCTTATTGAGAGTTGGTGTTTTTAAATTTAGTTACTTGAACAGTTGAACCttgatcacatttttatttatgCTGATTGGTATTTACTGGTCATATGCTTTCAATGTTATCCAAAGTCTGAACCACTTTCAATGTTATGGTTTGAGTATACTGGTTTTCTTAAAATCATActcttaaatttatttaaaaattaacaacatctaaatgtttatgtttttattgctTAGTGTCTTTCAACATTTACACACAAATAATGCGAAAACTAAGGAAGTCGCGTGGAGAACTGTTAAGTGTCCTCgtcaaccattacaatcagtacaatgtggattctatgttatgaggatgatgaaagacttcgtgacaaatgagttttcaatgcgatggctaactagtaaCGTAAGTGAAAATATTCATTATTGAAGTTCTAGCTTTACCTTAATATCAAGTATATTAATTCAACTCAtgcaatgaattttgttttagtgtggcgGGAAGAAATCTTACAGaaaggatgagatcaatgaagtacgtgaagaatgggcacaatgcgtcatggatttgatgagtactacataggtccactcacttttgttaacttagacttttaatgagatatacttacaatgttaacctagactttcttgaagatatacacacttttgttgtctaactatagtttacaatgcttatatgagtcattttgtaattaacttaagactttttattttgggtacttagttcaaattctagtattttatattactgtgatatttgttttgttttgttcagttTATTTGTATAAAAAGCAGGATTTTTTTTTGGCATAatacaatttttaataaaaaaaacaccaTAAGTTGGTTCTACTAAAACTAACAATAGATGTATACACTATAAGTCGGCTatgaaccgacttatcatgttttacaccagaggtcggtgtgCCACATCGACCTACCATGATTTACACCAGAGGTAGGTGTGCAACTGACCTACCATGGTTTACACCATAGGTCGGTTTGGcgccaaccgacctaccatgcttTTACATCATAAGTCGCTGCATGGGAAGTCAGTTCCCAACCGACTTATGAATATTCAAAAGTCAGTTTTTAACCGACTTATCgtgtaatttttgtagtagtgatggtGCCCTTCAAAGCATATGTATTAGACAatgattttatgaaataaataattgagatgaattttttcatgtattaattgtttattattattgtttgaataatattatatgcatATGAGAAAATTTCctaattcgttattgtgactacattCTTGTATTGGTaggagaggattaagattgtagggaacaaatttaaatagttcatagtaaaacaaagttatttgtaatctttggattaaatattgttagtacgattcactagtattataAATGCATGCAATCTAGATTTGAAATACTGATGTtataggacatcttagtggaggtactttgtataatgtgGTTATATAGAACTAGACTTGATATGTTTTTAATACATAGTTTaagtacaattttttttataagtgttaattaaacatatcaataagatgatcatatacaaattgatctaaATCCTAAAGTTAGTataaactcttgtttatgttatttgAGTCATTTGATTCATTATTtttggtttgtcaaaatgatcaggttgaaaacttttgttttggggactcattgaTGTAAGTGGATCGagacatagtatacatatatagaatctatacctttctgagATGAATTGAATAATGCTTCCCTTAAGGGTTAGTTTACAGATATTGAATCATTAATAGATGgttgaattgtatgtaatgattaaattgaTGGACATACTatgtaaataaatgtctataattgcaagaatgcagtctcatatttttaatgggataatattgagattaataaaataAGGTTGTTATATTAAAgaaatttgattaataatctaaatttattggagtttgaaaTTATAGATCCATAAGTCATCGatgtggctctatcaacattgttcaaggtaagagttgaaactaGGATTAAATCACTGGAAGGGCATATTTGGAATAAATTTGTTCATCAAGgtaaatatgtaattgagattaattaattaattataaatttttgaaataatttaattataatttttgaaattattattaagtagtaattataattttcataattattttttaattaattagtttttatttatttaaaaatgagattttaacACTATTGCCCCTTGAATTAATCGTGATTTGTCAATTTGGTCCtgagttttttcttttttttttgaaattaaatCCTTGTGTTTGTTAAATAGTATCAATTCACCACAATTCTCTTAACTATTGTGAAAATGTAATAGAGATATACCCATGTGAGTCTCACAAGACTAATActaagggcaaaatcgtcttCACATTAGCCCACATTTTTTCTACTCTAATATTTTCATCTTCTTGTACGGACTGTTCATCTCTCTTAGTGTTTAAACACGTGTAAGAAAAATTAGCAATACCAAAAATCCCCATTTGAAGTTTATGATTAATAGATGGCAAGGCTTCGTGACAAAAGAAGGGAAAAGCCAATATATGGTAAGAtgcttcatattttttttctctcaataACTTTGAATTCTTATttgtttttgagttattttatctaatgattttataatttaaaattttgaggATAAGGAATTAGGAGGAAAAATGATAAAATTATAATACAGAATTAATTAATGCAGTGTAGTTTAGGTCATGTATAaaaactcataattcattattatctTTGAATGTATATTCTATTTCACTATTTTTTATTATAGAAAACTCATAACTTATTATATGGTAGATTGTATATGTTATTCCTCTCtttcttatttttattatttatataatataatatatatttatatatcatgTTCAATATCTTATCTCACTTTCTCTGTCTGTCTTTAAGATGTTCCTTATGTTATTATTTGAGAATTGTTTTGTTCGCTAAAATATAGGAGGAAATGCAGAAGTTGAAGAAAAAAGTTAGTGAAATGAAGCATTAAATGTGAATTGTGGAGCAGAGATTGATTGGAACATTTGAGACTGAATATGGGAGTACTGTATTATTGTGAAATTTATTTTGTGCAAAGTAGTATAATTATTGTGACTCTTTCTTGTTGTAATTGGGGAAATATACACGTTTTCTTTCTTGCAGTCCCCTTTTTGCTTTGGTGATAGATATTGTGTTGATTTAAATACTAAAACATGTAGCTACAGAAGATGACAACTCAATGGAATACCATGTTCTCATAGTATAAGTtgtgtaatttaattttctagtGCTGTAATTTTTTTTGTGCAAAATTGTGTAATTTTCTAATAATACGACACATTTATTCGTCCTGGTATAATCCTAGCTTCTAGATCACTTTTCCCTGTCTCTACGCATGTAGAGTATGAACCGAGCATAAATAATGAGCTcaagtctaaatcatgagtgagaTCATTCTATTAAAGTCTCCTCCGAGCGCAGTCATCCATGAACAAGCCAGTCCCCAATTAGATAGCCCAATCCTCATTCCAGATCTCATTATTATAGTCTTCTCCTCTAGCATTGAGAGTAGGACTTTCTCCTTTCTTGTGTATTTTTCAAGTCTGATTAAAGTCCATCTAACCCTGTCTTGGTTATTGTGAAGAGGAAAACATGAGCAATCTGACAACAATTATCAGCTCTGGCCCGACCATCAAAAAGGCGAGGTTCACAATGAAGGACGTGTTTGGGGCATGAGGTTTGTCTACTCGGTCCTAGCCTTAAGGCAAAGAATTGTCTCCAGCTCCATAAGCTGACCCTCTTGCTGGTCCCTTAGCCTCTATCCCAGGTCCTCAAGTGGTGGTGGGCAAATTCCTTCCTCCATACCGGGGTCAAGTTCATATCCTAGCAGTGATGTGGTAAGCCACACCAATCAACTATCAGTACGCGAACTGGATTAGATAGAGACGTTTGACTCTGAGAACGTGAAGCATTCAGCCATGGGGATGCAATTGTTCGTGAGTTTTTTTTTCTACACCACTTTTTTTACTTGCATACTCTATACTCTGTTTAACCTTCAGCTATATCACCTTGGACATTCATTCCTTGATCAAATTCGGGCAGGAGACAAGATCAGGGCTAGGATGGAACAGGCTGAAAAGGAAAAGGCTGATTTCGATAAGAAgtaccacaaactcgaggagatGAATTCCCAGCTCAGAGAGGCGTATAATAAACTCTAGGCGAAGCTTGATACAACCCAGTTCAATGAAAAAAGCACCAAGAAGAAGGCCCTCGAGGTGGTCAAAGCTCGGGATGAGCTCCAAGCTAAGGTTGATGGCCTCCAGGTTAAGGTGGATGACCTCCAGGCCAAGCTACATTCGACCGCGGATGACAAGTTCTACCAGGTCTGGTGCTTCATCCAAGATTGCTGACTTATCATTTCTAGAGGCAAAAATGTGGGCTCATTATCATGCCAAGTTCTAGGACCGTCTGGCCAAGGAACCCTCTGAGACTTATGAGGCATTTGGAGTTGTCAAAGATGGTGAGGAGAACAAGGAAGGGCGAGCTGCTGGGACTAAAGGTTGAGGAGCCTcttaactatttttgtttttattgtttttttaatttttgagatttttttaaTTCCCCTTGTAATTAGTCCTTCAAGGCCAAGACATTTTTTCCATTTGAGCTTTGTTCAAGGTTAATATCCTCATTCTAAATTTACTCTTTTTGAGTCTTTATACTATTCCATTCTATCATACAGTGTTCTCGAATTTTATACACATGCATAGTCATAGGAATTATTTTACATCGGAGTATTTTTAGAACCTTATGCTTAATAGCTGACCAGTTAGTTCTTCAGGTCATGTACCTAGTTAGATCAAGGATTTTAATAGATTGGTAGCTTACCTATTATTATTTAGACCTTATACCTAGTTAAATCCAGGGTGTTATTACTTGGATTCCTCCTGTTGAACTTAGTTAAATTAAGAATTGTTATGTAAACTTGGGCTTTTAATTAAGCTACCAAATTATTTACTTCCAAATTCTATATTACAGAATTTTTCAAAGACTTATTACTTTTTTAGAATCATTACTATGGGTATCAACCCCTTAAGTGATcataatttatgaatattcttGGTTGCATTGAGAGGGTTATCATATAAAAATATAGGGAAATTTGGTACTGTGTTTAAATTACACAGCAACCATTGAATTCATTTTATTACATaacaaaaaattgaaaataaacgGCCTTTATAATCAAGCCTAACAATTGGACCTAAAAATAAAACTTGGACTACACACTTATTCACAATAATACTTCAGATGTAATGCGTTCCAAGTTCACAAAATTCCTCCGTTCAATCAAGCTAATTTAAATGTTCATTCCCATAGAATTTCcacgatctgatagggtccttcccagttcgatcCTAGTATGCCATCTTTAGGGTCTTTATTTGCCAAACACAGCCCATCAATACCAAATATCCTAACTTGAACttcctttctttaacttttgaATTAAATACCGAGTTACTTTCTACTGGTAATGCGTGAGACGAATCTGTGATTCTTCTCGACATTCTTCAATTAGATCTAGAGATGCTTGTAGTAGGTCATGGTTTCTCTTCTGGttgaatgtcctttgcctgtgTGATGTCACTAGGGCTTCGACTGTGAGCATttcctcacttccaaaggtcaatAATAATGATGAATGATCTTTAGATGTGCGGTGAGAGGTTTTGTATTCCgaaagtacttgcgggagttgTTCAGGTCACATCCCTTTTACATCCTCCAACAACTCCTTTAAGCTTTCCTTTAGGGTATTATTTACGGCTTCCACCTGTTCATTAACCTGTGGATATGCCATTGAGGGAAAACTCTTAATAACCTCGtacttttcacaaaagtttgtgaacagATCGCCATCAAACTGAGTCCTATTATCTGATACGATTTCCCTTGGGAGTTCGTAGCGGAAAATTATGTTCATTACAATGAATCAAGTACTATTTTCAAGGTTATTGTTGCTAATGGCTTtgcttcagcccacttcgtaaagtagtccaCAGCGACCACATCATAGCAAACTCCACCTTTCCCCGTTggcaaagacccaatcaaatctattcccatATGGAAAATGGTCAAGGTGATGAGACCATTGCTAGCTCGACAGGTACAACCTGAGCTATTGTTGAGGAACActagcatttatcacacttccAAAGACACGAGGCTGATTCTttattcatggtaggccagaaatccTGCCTACCTTCATGGCTAGATTTTCCCCCAACGTGATCTCTAAAATATACCATCATGGACTTCCTCTAGAATAGCATGGGCTTCCTCTAGTGAGATACACATAAGCAAGGGAAAATAATGACCTCGCCTGTAGAGGATTCCTTTGACCAGTCTTCTGCATCGTTACGATCTTCAGGTAGTCTTTCAGAAGGGAGGTAATCTAGgattggagtcatccaggtcgacgTTGCATGAATTAGCTCGATATTTTCTGATTATCCTTCTATTCTCGGCTTTCGAAGGAATTCAACCTGAACTATGTTCAACGTGTTCACTTCCTTGGGTGtgccaagtcgagctaacttgtcCGCATTGGTGTCCTGTTCGTGGGGAAGATGCTCAATAGAgtaaaactcaaaatctaacaatTTTCCCTTTACTCTagctaggtaagcagccatcttgatTTCACACGACTAGTATTCTCCTAATACTTTGTTCACCATGAGTTGTgaatcactgaagcactggatggACTTTGCTTTTAACTCCTTGGAAATTTGAATTCTAGCTAGcaatgcttcgtattcagcttcattatttaaGGTGCTAAATCCAAACCTTAAAGCAGTATGGAAGCAATGTCTTTTTGGTGTAGCTAGATTGATTCCAGCTCCTGCACCATTCTCATTAGATTACCCATCCACAAATAGTTTCCATAATTCTTGCACAGGTGCCCTCATAGGTTCATCCTAAAATCCTGTGCATTTGGCCACAAAATAAGCTAAGGCCAGCCCCTTGATGGATGACCGTGGTTTATACAAAATTTTGAACTAGCTATGTTTGGTGGCCCAGTTTAACAATTGACCCAATGTTTGAGGTTTTAAAAAATCTGCCTTAAAGGATGATCGATTCAGGCGATCACGCAAATCAGATTGTGACTCGTACCGAgggctttgtgctgaactcaactgatttcttaggtcgcccTCAAACCTACCACTAAGAAGAAtttcggtccagtaactcccatttgcgaagcttacagctcatGGTTGGGGCTGAGGATCTAGATTTTCAACACGTGTGTgtgggatgtaagtattggcagatgggggaggatctctcctactgtctccataagctggaatgtctcgtgtaggacgaggtggcatcggatgtcttataggtaatgggggatgccttattggtgaggcaatccttgttccatcagggcggactaaattagcccgcctatgttctactccatTGTCTCTAGTTCTCTGAGCATGATGGTTCAATCGTGAtgtaggagggtttgttggaacattttgtctttgtgagcctGTCCTAGTCCCTTCTCGTGGATTGCTAGGGGCATTTCTAGGGACCTATAAAGGaggcaccaaacttggggttgcagttctAACCAACCAACTAACATGTTGATGACCCTTATGAGGGCCACTGGGTTGAGCATTTTAGTGATCACGCCCTGTaggtacagaacttggggtggtagTCAGGACTGATTGACTTGGTTTGGattgattattcctgtgggacttgtgagacccactttgcctctttccgacattaacgtcggttgcaagagggggtaaccgagcgaAAACGTCCTCAATATacctgtttgccttagcaagatggcttctcaattgcatgttttccaaatcgATGGCAGTTAGGTAGCCTGGATTTCAGTGGCAATGAcaccgaactcccagtgtcgccatgaCTCGTCGGTTGTTTTCCCAAAGGCTGCTGGATCTCAGGGCCATGTTCATTCGAAACAGCgttatgatgggcctcctgcccaccaagctattctatctcattatcgtgcattgagtgagtgagcaccatgatgagaatcgactgggatCTTAATGAAGCACTAAtgtccctctcaatgaaagcaccaaactgttgacgtgttttttcgccaacagtgtattaagaaataattagGTAGATTAGTGTTTAATAaatcgtaatgaaaaataaatgaattcactcaagaacccagaatttttacgtagttcagtggttaaaatccacctaatccacgagtctatattattgttgtttctctctccctactttggcagagttttggtattatagAATTAatggtcccttttcctgtccaatattcccagtatttataagggaatttcatggacaagtttgggtaaccgcatgagtcaatcacgcatttacataattattacatttaatacgaataattcccatttatattgggatatgatttgatcacaaggtaaatgtactcctaatattTGGGCTATAAATATGACAACCTGGTCATAAATATACGTATAATGGGATCCCGAGTCTCTAGGGATCCGCGGGTATGAAATATACTAGAACTACCATGAGctagatatctcctccaagctcgtgcttcgacagctattttaatattctgagctcgcATTTCACAGCCTTCGTATCCCTAACtcaggttaaacccaggacgcctaatcACCACGCGTGACCACATGAAACTtgagttgtccacgtggataataagcagagatcattcccttggttatttctcaactatacccgagctgagtgaatgaactcgggctaaaattagggtacaatagtaatcatgctcattagttgggcctgagccctaatcacatttacatttaaCAAACAGGCCAAGCCTCATTGATAATACATtaatagttgggccaagccctaatcatacaTTTCACATATCGggtgctgttttcttacctcaatctTCGTACAGGTAGTGGAACGACCCCGAGAGCTGATCCTGACCTGAGCCTGGCGGAAACCCTAGTTACTACAAAAGTATACATTCATCAGGACTTGACCCTAGAACCTGAGTTCCAAACCGAACTCTAAGTCTTATAACCATGGTTCTCAGTTAACGGGCCACTAAAAACGTCCCCCAAGCCCCCAAACAAGCTCCCAAATCAGATTCCCAAGACCCCAGGGCCTAGccctaaaactaaaaaattaggCATTTCGAGGccccttgtaacgacccaaattcgctaataaggcttaagggccttgattagtgtgcctggagggcatattgggatttatgtgtgactttaatgagtaaaatgcatggttat
It encodes the following:
- the LOC133801276 gene encoding uncharacterized protein LOC133801276, which gives rise to MAGRYDHNQFAAEEEVNPFSNPGTAATARDSRLSPLPPEPVDFNYGQGSTVDIPMDSNKDLRKKEKELQEKEAELRSVFQHLHTNNAKTKEVAWRTVKCPRQPLQSVQCGFYVMRMMKDFVTNEFSMRWLTSNCGGKKSYRKDEINEVREEWAQCVMDLMSTT